The genomic interval CTTCTCTGCTATCTAGATAGATCCAATATCGGTAGGTCGCAAGTGCTTCAATTGTTTACGCTCCTTGTCTGCTGGGCGACATGATGTAGGTGGTTGGGTAACTAATCAAAGGTGCAGGAAATGCCAAAATTCTCAATGAAGACACGGGCAATGATCTCCTCACGGAGACTGGCATGACTTCGTACCAATACACGTATGCAGGTTCCAGGTCAACCCCGTTATCTCACTAAGCAAGGCAACAGTATAGCGCTCATGGTGTTTCTGATCGCCTACGCCCTCTTCGAGGTTCCATCAAATTACTTCCTGAAGAAGCTAAGACCAAGTGTAGGCACTGAACCTGTCACAAAAACCTGGGCACAGGCACTCACATTAATTAGAAATGGATTGCTTTCTTGATGCTCGGCTGGGGAGCATCCACCATGGGCTTGGGTGGCGCACACAATTACGCGCAGGTGACTGGTATTCGTTTCTTACTGGGAGGTACCTAGATGCGTAGAGCCCTCCTGAACCAACCTACCTCATAGTTGAAACCTAACTCGTACTCTCATAGTTATGGAAGCGGGTCTCTTCCCCGGACTTGTTTACTACCTGACCTTCTGGTACCGGAACTCAGAGCGCTCGATGCGCGTGGCGCTCATCCTCGCATCAGCTACCTTGGCGGGAGCCTTCGGCGGAGCAATTGCCTATGGCGTCGGACACATGAATCAAGCTCACGGTCTATCTGCATGGCGATGGCTATTTATCATCGAAGGGGCTCCTTCCTGTGCCTCTGCCTTCCTGGTCTGGTTCTTTCTTCCCGATTACCCCGAAACGGCATCATGGCTCAGTgcagaggaaaaggagctgGCGATGCAGCGACTGCAGAATGAAGGCTCAAAGGGAGCTGCGCATGCAATGACCTGGGCAGATGCTAAGGAGATTCTAACGGATTGGCGGTTATACGCTCATTATATAGTGCGTCTGTCGTTTGTGTATTGAACCATGTTTCCGACAAGTATCTGAGCTAACATGGCCtgtatagatttattttgGCATCTCCACCCCCTTTTCCAGCCTCTCGCTCTTCACGCCCGCAATCACGAGCGGGCTCGGGTATACCAGTTTGCGCGCTCAGCTTATGACAGTTCCGCCATGGGCGGTAGCATACGTAGTTACCACAGCGGCAGCCTGGTCCGCAGATCATTTCAATTGGTACGCCGTGTACAGCCCTAGACGTGGCAAGTTCAATTGTGTCTAACTCATGCGACTGGTCTCTAGCCGCGGCCTTCATTCAGCAGCATTCTCCTTCATTGGGGCAATGGGATTCCTCGCATCTGCCGTTCTTCCACCGGACGCATACCTCGTACGTTGACCGCGCTATCTTGCCAGCTTCTGTGGCTCGTACTAATTTATGCTAGCATCGCTACGGCTGTCTGATAGTAGCCACGAGCGGTGCCTTCGCCTGTATCCCCCCTCTTCTCGGCTGGCTCTCCTCCAACCTCCGCTCAACAGCCGGAACGGGCCTCGCGATCGCCCTAAACGTATCGGTCGGAGCTCCGGGGCAGATCGTGGGTGTGTGGATTTATAAAGCTAACGAAGCGAAGAGGGGTTATCCGACCGGCCACTGGACCAACGCGGCGTTGCTTCTGTTTGTCTGTGTAGGTTGTCTGTTGTTGCGAGTATACTATGGATGGAGGAATAAAGGGAGAGGAATGGAGGATAAATTTGCGTAttaggaagaaaagaaaagattttttttttcggtcCTGCTTttcgcctttcttttctttgttccttggtggttttgggggaCGACCGAGACAATGGAAGCTAGAACCGTTGGATCGGCAGTGTATAGCGGATGAGGGAAATTAAAGTCGGACGAACCATGGTACGCGGCACGTGAGCAGAGAAATAAGGTTAAGCTCAGGACATGACACGGCGGGATCCTGAAACTGGTTCCAGCGATTTGGGTCTGGAAAAAAGGATGGATGGTTCACCTTGTACCTATACAACCAGTCCCGACTTAGATTTGTACCTTAGCAACAGTCCACCTTCACACATCGTATATCTCGTCAAGCTGCGAAATCTAAGGCGAAGTAGACACCCAGTAATGATACCAGATgaattctaaaaaataaaaataataataataataataataaattgaGGGGCCACCCTAAGTATCTTCCCAAACGAGAGCACAGCTCAAAtttggggaaagaagacagaaCGCCAAATTTTCAACCCTAGAAATATCAGTTCTCCAGCTGCATCTATTACCTGCCCTGCGCGGACTCTCACAGACGCAGCAAGTCTGCCGTTGTGGTTATTTTCCGCGAGTAACAGACACGGAGGAAGCTGGGatgcaaaaaaaaaaaaaaaaaaaattgagGAAAGAAAGCGCGTATCTGTAGAGTACGAcgaatgaagaaaaaaaatcaaatttGTTTGTTGTTCGTCATAATGTAGAACCTGATCTGATCTGATCTGatctgtctgtctgtctgtctgtctgttTGTCTGTTTGTCTGTCTGTCGTTAAATATAATCGTGCCACAATACCCGTACGCAACCTGGACCGTTTGTATAATagacaagggaaaaaagtGATAAGGAAGAGCTAAATCAGAgtaagaagaggaggaagaagaagaaaaggagaaagaagaagtagaagaagaagaggaagaggaagaaggaagaaaaataatacCAGCACGCTCAAACATGACAGTCAACTGGACCATCGTCTGAGAAAGCTTGCAcccaaaaagagaaagaacgaaagtCAACAGGGCAACTGAATTTGCAAGCATTCTTGTGCCCAGAGTCGTAACACCACAGGGGAAAAGGCAATATCTGCATCCATAGATTCTGTGTCCCTAATCGTACCCCCCACCTCGGTGTTGCCAGAATGTCTGTACTGTAAAATCAGAGACGCATAGGTCGACAGCTGGGAATGTTGTACACGTCTGCGAAACCCGAGTAAACGGCGGCAATTCGAAGAGCGTTTTCGaagcgaagaggaaaaggaagggagaaggagaagcaaaaaCCGGAATTAACGGCAAGATCGAAGCATCgtcaaaagagaaggaagttACAGCCACCCAGAAAACCAGGAGTGTCGCTCAGCGAGGCGGGCAAACATACATTTGGCCCGGGTAACTGGTGTTATTACGGGACGGCTGTGGACTGAGTACATTCAGGGCTTTTTCGGCAGCATCCTCTTTGGCATTATTGACGTAATTGCCGTCGTACCAGAATTGAGCCGGATACTGCCTCCCTTGGACAGAGGCGACGCAGGTCCAAGCCGTGCGACCACCTGAGGAGAAAAAGTGACAACCCCGTTAGTGTATGGTACCACTGAGTTTCGATTGCAAAAGTCGGTGAAGTCGACTCCACTCTGTGCGTGCCGAGACAGTATTCGACAACAAAGAGGGCTTTCTCATACTAGCAGAATACAACGGCGGAGAGGGGtataagagaaaggaaacgGAAGGACAGGGATCATACCTCGTCGTTCGGTGTAGATGTTAAATAGGGGTGCGTCGAGTTTATGGTTCTTGCAGTGGGCTTGTCGGCGACCATTAGCATCTGGAAATGATATCCTCTCGAGGGAATTGCTGCAAAGTGGGGCATACCTTTAAGTTGGTCCTGCCAACTTGTCCGAGGAGCACTCGCACTATTTGCTGACATATTGTATCGCGGTTCTCTTGTCAGAGGGACGGAGCACGTTTTGCAGAGTTGAACTCTTGGGCTCTTCTCCAAGAAACGAAACACTGGTTCTCTCTCAAGAAGCTGATCAGAGGTCACGGGTCAGGGTGGAGTGCGGGTTGCCTTTGCGCAAGAAACGGAGATACgtgaaggaagaatgaaACCAATTGACTTGTTGGAAAACTTTTTCCTGCTTTCCCCTCTTGTTAAACAGTTGAccttttttatcttcttgtcAATCCAAACAGTCTCAATAGATATGGGAGGCGGGGAGACATATAAACTGTGGGCCAtgcttttttttaagaaaaaaaattaggagggaaaaaaaaaggaaaaaaaaaaaatcccccCTCCAAAGCGTCACTGTGCAAGACAGTTTTTGGCGTGACAAACACGGAACCTAATCAATAAACCTAACAGGCAGGCTTATGCATGTCGCTGTGGGCATGGCACAGCGTCAGCAAATTTCCCCCCCTCCTTATCCTCCACTTAAGAAGCGCCAGTTGCATGGAGAACATGCGGATCATCTTGAGGCTGCAAGCTGGAACGGCCCGGCGCACGCCGACTGAGAATGTACCCTTGAAGAAACGCCAGAATACCAGGATAGAAGGCCACTAGTCTCCACACACGCCAGATCCATGGACTGACGCAAAGGCCCAGCGAGACACTTGTTGTACAAAAGCGACGTGCCACTTCCGATACGTTGGACAACTCAGAGCCCTTCATCTGTTCCCGGGTTATGCCATGGTGGCCATTGAATCTGTTaccttttttgtttcccttgtCCGGTAAACTGTGTTTTACCATCGGGTACAAACCAGCCGTTTGCCTCATGAAAGCTCCCTCAGAAAGGGAGGGACAAAAAAACCTCTTTCTGGAACGAATGGGTGGTGGAGGGGTATGGTCCCAGGTCGTTGCCCAAAAGCGGAGAGGGGGGCCCATAGGATAAAAAAGCAACGAATTGAAAGCAGGATCAGTTCATGTCAACTGGGTATTTGAGCCACTCATAGAGCTAAAGGCGGGACCACAGGCCACAGTGCCAGCTCATCAATGACTTAATCAGGAATCGGAAACGGctcaggaaaagaaagaaaaaaaaaatcccgTCCGTTCCTCAGCCCTGCGCTAAACAGTCATAGACCGGGCCGCTGTGCATGAACAATTGCTCTCCAGGAGGGGGGTTGCGAGCTCACAAGAGACCACCGACTCGCGATATCAATATCACGGTAGCAAGAGCCGGTTCAACAGTTGACCAACGCGTACATGGTCTATCTGCGGGAAGCACAAGCGGCCAGCGAAGAAGGAATTGGGTCTGAATGTACCAGTCCAATCCCGGTGGAGAAAGGGCCATGATTCGCTGCATTCTTCTGGCACCGTGTTGTTGGGCATACATACGTGCATCTGTTCATTTCCCACGGTTGCGTCCACTATTGACATGAAAGTTGCAGCCGAACGAAGTTATGGAACAACAAATAGAAATCAGACGTGAATAAATAATTCCTCAAGGCGGCACGTCCGCACCTCAGGAACCTGCATGAAAAGGAGGCGCGATTGATAATCGGCGTCAACGGGGAAGGGTGAAGCG from Aspergillus flavus chromosome 7, complete sequence carries:
- a CDS encoding major facilitator superfamily domain-containing protein, whose product is MDEKEKYHQAAENADLERDSENPHGREIDNSRERALIWKQDLRILPLCAAIYLLCYLDRSNIGRSQVLQLFTLLVPGQPRYLTKQGNSIALMVFLIAYALFEVPSNYFLKKLRPSKWIAFLMLGWGASTMGLGGAHNYAQVTGIRFLLGVMEAGLFPGLVYYLTFWYRNSERSMRVALILASATLAGAFGGAIAYGVGHMNQAHGLSAWRWLFIIEGAPSCASAFLVWFFLPDYPETASWLSAEEKELAMQRLQNEGSKGAAHAMTWADAKEILTDWRLYAHYIVRLSFIYFGISTPFSSLSLFTPAITSGLGYTSLRAQLMTVPPWAVAYVVTTAAAWSADHFNWYAVYSPRRGKFNSAFSFIGAMGFLASAVLPPDAYLHRYGCLIVATSGAFACIPPLLGWLSSNLRSTAGTGLAIALNVSVGAPGQIVGVWIYKANEAKRGYPTGHWTNAALLLFVCVGCLLLRVYYGWRNKGRGMEDKFAY